GTAGAGATTGCCAATAACACCTCTGTCCTTATAACAGCGTTTCACCAGTCCAGCACCTTGTACATAAAAGACTTCATTACCAGCATTGCAGGTTTGACCAAGACTTTCGTAATCCATAGCATTCACAGCAAAATGCGGATCAATCTTGCTCAGAAAGGAAAGATCCTCGGCTGTATAGTAATCCGGTTTATCTTTATAAGCATTGACCCACAGATATACACGCTCCGGTAATGCTGCGCGAAGCGAAGCTATCGCTGGAAAGGCGCTGCGAATCCCAACGCTCCCTACACTGAAGGGCACTTCATTCTCGTACAAGGTCATGCATTGCGTTAGAAACTTATCCTCGCTCACTTGCCCGGGGTGGTAAGTAGCCCAAAAGGCAACCTTGCTTCGATTCAGCTTTTGGACGAAATCAAGATTTGCCGAAAGGTTCGTTTGAATCGCTACCTTCTCCACATGCTCCATATTGGAGAGCGTGATCATCGCTTCTTTGTACCAGCGGTGAATCAGTCCTTCGCCGTAAGGATTGAAAAAGATAGACAGCCGATGACCCGCTGCACCTTGCAAAGAGGCCCACTCGACAAAGGTCTCCAGACCTTGTCGATCCTTCGCGAGAGTAGCTGCGCTGTCTCTTGTTTTGCCGAAAGGGCAGTACGGGCAGTCATAGTTGCAGGAGGTGAGAGAGCCGCGGTAGTAGAGGACCGCATTCATGGCAATACGAACCTTTCCATCTGCGCTCGAATCTCTCCTGAAATAAACCAATCACCGATGGAATCGGAGTAGCCCATACCTTCGGTAGTAAGGTGCAGTACGCCGTCTGCTTCCTTCCCTAAGCCGGTATGAAGCAGGCGCGACAGTTCAGGATAATCATCCCAGAGTGAATTTCCGAAGCGCAGGTTGTAATCTTCAATCCTCAGACCTTCGCTATGTAAAATCGCCTTCAGAATAAAGCGGCGCTTCTGTTCTTCCAGACTTAGCACAATTCCGTAATCTGCCGTATCGTAACGATCTGTATTGACGTAATCGGCAATAATGCTCTCGGTTGCTTTACGGCTCACCCCATAACGGGAAGCGTAATGCACATTGCGAGTATAGGATCTAGCCCCGCAGCCCAGCCCGACCATTCCTTCTTCCTGACAGCTATAGTCAAGAATGGGTTTATCCGTTCCTGCGGTTTCCTTGGCGAAACGCCGCATGGAATATTGATGGTAACCTCTGGCATTAAGCAGTTGCCCAGCTGCTTTGTAGCAGTCTAGGCGAATATCCTCCTGACGCTGGATATCACCTGGCTTCACAATCGTATGCTCACGCGTGTAGAGCGGATAAATAAAGATTTCCTCTGGATCATGGCTAAGCGCCTGATTTAGCGAATACAGCCAAGAGTCGACGGTCTGCCCCGGAAGCCCGTAAATCAGATCCAAATTTAGAATGGGAAAATCATATTTCCCCAGTAGCTCCAGCGCCCGATATACCACATCCGGATTCTGCGGGCGATAAATGGCCGCTGATTCAGCAGCGACAAAGCTTTGGATGCCCATGCTTACCCGATCCACCGTATATTCTTTTAGAATATTCAGCTTCTCTTCGGTAATGGTCTCCGGTGAAGTTTCCACTGAGATGGAGGCTGTATTCGTATCCAGTCCCATCGTATCTACGGCAATGTGGAATAAACGGCGCAGTTGATCTGCCGCCAGTAATGTAGGTGTTCCACCACCAATCGCAAAACGGGCATACGGTTTATGTCTGGTGAATGCAGCCCACTGCTTGGCCTGACGTTCTAGCGCGTCTACGTATGTAGCGTGAACATTCGCGCGTTTATCAGGCAAGGTGAACAGGTTGCAGAATCCACAACGAGCACCGCAAAACGGTATATGCATATATAGAAAAAAGGATTCTGCAGGCTCATCTTGCCATAAGGATTCTAGTGGAATCGGCGGCTGTAGATCCCTGTAAGCTGTTTTGTGTGGATAGGAATACAGATAAGATCGGTAAGGGTGAGCAGTAATGTTTTCTTTCCATTGGTGAAGCTCTTCTAAAGAGAAGGACGATAACGTCATAACAGTTCTCCATCCTTTCCTTTTCCTTGAGATATAATAAAGTATAAGTTTCACACTATACTTTATTGTCTTATATTTCTCGCATAAACGCTTACCGTCCTTATAAGGACGTCGAAGGCGTTTATGCTTTATAAAATAAATTCCCGGTAAGGGACGTTCCATACGGTCTCGTGAGCCAAGCGATGCCCCTGATAGCCATCTTCACCATAGGCGGTTCCATGATCAGAAAACGCCAGACAGAAGGTAGGATTGCCACGTTCCCGGAAGGCATCGAATAATCGGCCCAGTTCACCATCCACATATCGGAGTGCGGCGCGCTGGCTGTCTACGGAGTCCTTTTTAGCACCGGGTATAAAATAATGGTTCGGTCCGTGAATGGCAGAGACGTTGAGGAACATGAACAGTCTTTGCTCGCTTGGAGTATCCTTTAGCAGCTTTAAGGCATGGTTCACCTGATGCTCTGTGGAACGCGGATTGGTGACCCCGAACGTCATCCGCCAGTAGCTGTGCTGGAAATAGCTTGGTAGCACACGGGCGAGTGGATTTTTTTTGGTGAAAAAAATAACCCCCCCAATACAAATCGTACGGTAGCCCTCGGCAGCAAGCCCGGATACGATATCGGGTGTATCGAACAGCCAGGTATGGGGATGCGTCTTCATTCCGGTGTTTCGGGAATGGAACATGCGGATATGTTCTTTCTTATCCGTTGTGGCTGGAGTAGGCAAGAAGCCGCCGAAGAAGGCATGATGAGCGGCATAGGTAAAGCTGCCTGGGGTATGTCTTTTCTCCCATGATCCGGTTCCGCACAAGTTCGGGCAGTTCGCTTCTTCCATAACAGCAGCATCATAACGAAGCGTATCGAGTGTGATCATAAGAATGTCATGAGTGCCGACGATGGTGTTCATATCCATTAAGATAATCCTTCCTTTATAAGCGGTGTGGAGGGAGGCGTGATATAGTCTCTAGCCGACAATACCTTCATCTCCCATTCGTAGGTGCTGCAGCCGCGGTATTTCACATCGTAAAGCAAGTCGCCAAATGGATTGACATCCGCGACAAAACATTGCTGTGAACCCCCGGATACCAGGACATCAATTCCGGCTACCCCGGAACTGGGAAAAGCAGCCAGTGCTTGCACAGCGGTATTCTGCACCTGCTCCTGTACGGATTCAGACAGCCCGGCTTCCGAAAGAGACATCCGCTGGTTGCGTAAATGCAGATTCGTAATTGGTGTAGGGCTGACCCGAGCAACCGCGTGGCAGGCCTCGCGGAGAACGACTAGCTGGCGAATATCGAATGCTTTTCCCTTAAGCCCCGCTTTAGGGATCCATTGCTCAGCATAAGCACCGTGCTGGTAGATCCAGTTCACAATTCCCGAGATTGTGGCGGTATCAGTGTACCGTCGCAGTGTACCAGAATTATAGTAAATGGGTGGTCGAGTGATGTAATTCTCGACCCCCACTGTTGTTAAGGCAATTTCGGCACCCGTCACGGGATGGATCTGATAGGCGATCACTCCAGAAGCGGCAGAGCCGAAGGCCAGCTTAATGAATACCCGGTGCATGCGCCGGGATAACATCATCTCCCGGAGAGAGTCATAATCCGTAGGCTGCTGATCTTCACCTAATGGGCGAGGGATTGGAATCCCCGCCTTACTCAGAATCTGTTGAGTCTGGCGTTTATCGGTCATAGCCGCTATCTCGGCAGGGTCATTTAACCATAACGAACCCGGACATGCGGTTTTGGCTTCGCGCTGTAGTCTAGCCAGCATTCGGCAGTAGCCGCGGAACCATTGGGATGGATGATGCAGGACACCTTGCATGTCCTTCAATTGACGGGCTACCTTCACGCGGAGTGGCCGCGGATCAGGTCTATCGGCGTAGGGGTGAAGCGAATCGTCCATATCATCCGAATCCGGCGCACCCAAAGCGATTAAGGCTCGTTCTATCTCGAAGCTGCTGCCAGGTGATTCCAGTCTCAGTAAGGGAGGAGCTGCATTGAGATCTATTCCGTTATAAACGGAGGGCTGACTGGATAACGGCTTCTGCTGCTCCTCCATAAGATCACTTAACGATCTACCTTGCAGAAACTCAGCGTACGATAAAATGATGGCAGGAGGCATTCCGAGATCGGAACGCGCTTGCTGGATGCCGCTAGTCCGTTTATCACCAGGAATACCGATAACAATCATCGGCCTCATGAGGGGCTCACTCTGTGATGGAAGGATAACGCCAGTCTTCCTCATCATCGCTTTCCTGCTTGTCGCTTACATCAACAGGTAATCCACTCTTCTGCCAGCGGTTAATCATTTCGTCAGACATATAATGATGGCTAAGGTTTAATGCTTTCAGTCCTTTGATTCGATCGCTGGCGAGAAGTAATTCAGCACCTTCGTCGCTAAGGGTACCAAGTGACAGATCGAGCGTATCCAGTTGATCCAGAATAGGAGCGTCTGCTAATGCACCTGCGATCTCATCTTGAATCTGGCTGTTTTTTAAACCAAGATAAGTAAGTTTAGGGAACTTTCCTACTTCTATAATAGGGAGAAGATCTGCGAGACTGCCGTCAAATCCGTAATCTTCTACGCCTAGATATAGCTCCAGCTTGCGCAAATTCGGCAATTGGCTAGTTGCAATATGTTCAAGAACAGTTGTGCTTAAGCCTCCACTTATAATAATCAGTTCTTCTAGCTTGTCGTGTTTTAGTTCTGAGAGACTCAGCTCATTCCCACCTTGAATCGTGAGTGATTGCAGCTCTGGAAAAGCGGGGAGCAGCGGTGATAGATCGCTTTGGGTAATCCAAGAAATCTCACATTCCTCAGAGCTCATCTCGCCTATGAAAAGCTTGCGTAAAGCAGGGAAGCTAGCACTATGCGTAACGAGTGCCTCTACAACCTCTTCGGAACCATTCTCGTAAGCTTGGCCCCAATCGCCGATAATTAGGCTGGTCAGCGAAGAACTTTCAGAGCTGCTGCTAAGCTTCTCAATTTCTGTGCCGATTCTTTGGCCTTCCTCAAATTCGTCGTATCCGATGCTAAGCTTTACTTCCGTCATGGGCATTCCCTCCCGGAAAAATTTAACTTCGGAAATACCCTATCATCTGTAGGCGAGGGAGTCAAATCACAGGTGAAAATAATTATAGTCAAATTCGTCATGTCATTGTGCTAAGAATTTATGGTAGGTTTATGCTAGGGAGAATTACATTATTGAAGGAGCTGCTCTGATGAAGATCAAACTTCAGGAATGGATAATAGAAGCGGATATTGCAAAGCTGCAAGCGGCTATGGAAGCAGGCGTAGTCAGTTCAGAAGATTTGGTAGTAGCCTATTTGGAACGGATTCATAAGTACGATATAGACATAAACGCAATCTTAGAAATCAATCCAGAGGCTAAAGACATCGCGAGAACACTGGATATTGAACGTAAGGAACAAGGAAGTCGGGGAAGTCTACACGGCATTCCTATATTGTTGAAGGATAATATAGATACCGCGGATAAAATGCATACGAGTGCTGGGTCAGTAGCTTTAGCAGGATCATTTGCGGCAAAAGATTCCTTCGTAGCTGCGAAGCTCCGGTCAGCAGGAGCTGTTTTGCTTGGAAAGGCGAATATGTCGGAGTGGTCTAACTTTATGTCTAGTTCAATGCCGGCTGGGTATAGCTCACGAGGTGGTCTAGTACTTAATCCATATGGGCCAGGGAATGTATTTGTCAGTGGTTCAAGTTCTGGACCTGCAGCAGCTATTGCGGCGAATTTGGCAGCAGCCTCGATCGGAACGGAAACCGCGGGATCAATTGTTGGGCCAGCCTGTCAGCATGCTCTCATCGGGATCAAACCAACGGTCGGATTAGTCAGTCGTACTGGAGTGATTCCTATTTCAGTTAGCCAAGACACTCCTGGACCTATTGCTAAAACGGTTACGGATGCGGCGATTATTTTGGGGGCATTAACGGGAGTGGATGACAGGGATGAAGCAACATTATCGAGCGAGAAGCATGCTTTTACGGACTATACTCCATTTCTAGATAAAAGCTTTATACGGCAAGCAAGAATAGGCGTTCCACGGCACTATTATAACCATTTAGATGCAGAGCGACTTTCAATTATGGAAACAGCTATCCAGACTTTGAAGAACGAAGGGGCTACGATAATAGATCCGGTTACGCTTTACGTTGAACAACAAAACTGGAATAATGATGTAATCTGTTATGAATTTAAAAAGGGGCTCAACGCGTATTTATCTGGGGTAGATGATTCCGTTCCGATTCACTCTTTGCAGCAATTGATAGCGTATAATGAAAGACATGCTGAAATCGCATTACAATTTGGGCAAGATACATTAACTAGGTCAGAGGGTATAACTTTAACCGAAGAAGAATATCAGCAAAAGAAACAAGAATACAGAGAGCTAGCACTTGAGCAAGGCATAGATTATGTGTTGGAGCAATATAGCTTGGATGCATTATTACTGCCTGGAGATGTAGATGGTATGTATATTGCAGCACGCTTGGGGTATCCGTTAATTACCGTTCCGGCAGGATTTGTAGCTCAGGGCATTATTGATTCCGACGGTGACCCAACTCGGGGGCCCTTTGGGGTAGTTTTTTCCGGAAAAGCCTATAGTGAGCCTACGCTCCTATCCATAGCCTACGGGTTTGAACAAGCTACGCAGCATCGTGTTCCACCGCAATTGGAATAGGTATTGACTACTTTATTATAGAAGGAAGAGATCAGCTTGAAATATTGCCTAGAATGTGGAACAGCGTTAGTAATGAAAGAAAGCGATGGGGAAGGACAGGTACCTTATTGTAATGCATGCGAAATGTTCAGATTCCCTATTTTTAGCACGGCGATCAGTACAGCAGTATTAAATCAGGATATGAATAAGATTCTATTGATCCAGCAGTATAACCGACCAGATTATATATTGCTTGCAGGGTACGTGAATAAAGGTGAAGATGCGGAAACCACACTTATTCGTGAAGTAAAAGAAGAGGTAGGAATTGATATTGTAGCCTATGAATATATGCGCAGCTTATATTTCGCACCTTCTAATACGCTAATGCTGAATTTTATAGGTGTTGCAGATTCGGAGGACTTAAGTCAGATGAGTGCTGAGGTTGATCATGCAGAATGGTTTACCTTGGAAGAGGCCGCCAGAGCCATTAAAAAGAATAGTCTAGCCGAAACCTTCCTGTTGGCGATTATTGAAAAATTGCATGCAGATCAGGTACAGGTAAATCCGGTGTCGGTAGGAGGAACAGTGTAAGATGATAGTATATAGCTTTGCCAAAGAAGCTGGTAAATCTATTGATGCGTTCGGAAGCCAGCAGCTTTATATGTCGAGAATACTGACAGAGGCGGTTTCTCCGCATGTGGGTTGTATGCACTTGGGTGTGAATGGACTTGTTGGCTGGCATCAGGCTCCGGTTCCACAGCTATTTCTTGTCGTTAGCGGAGAAGGCTGGGTCAGAGCAGGGGAAGAAACAGAGCTTTCAGTTAGCGCTGGCTCAGCTGTGTATTGGGACAAGGGCGAGTGGCATGAGACACGCACAGAGACAGGACTAACAGCGATAGTAATCGAAGCAGAGAATATGAGTTTGGCGATGCCAATTGTGCAGGAGATTCTTGAGCGGAGGTAAAACAATGTTTAATCAAGAGAAAAGAACAATTACGACCGAAAGATTGATACTGAGACCCTTTGAATTATCTGATGCAAAACGTGTCTCTGACCTCTGCAATAATTATAATATCTACAAAAGTACGTTGACTCTACCTTATCCTTACACTATCGAATGTGCAATATCCTGGATTGAAGCTCATGAAGAGAATTTTATCAATAATATGTATTATGAGTTTGCCATTACTGATAAGAGTACAAACGAGCTTTATGGAGCTATAGGACTGACAAATAAGCAAGCATACAGAAATGGTGAAGTAGGATATTGGATCGGTGAGGAATATTGGGGGAAAGGATACGCGACTGAAGCAGCAAAAGCGATCATTGCGTTTGCTTTTTCAGAAAAGCATTATCATAAAGTATTTGCAAGACACTTTGCTTCAAATCCCGGCTCTGGGCGAGTGATGCAAAAATGTGGAATGGTGGAGGAAGGCATTTTATTGCAGCATATCTATAAAGAAAATAAATATGATGACCTAATTCATTATGGGATTATAAATACTGAAGGTTAGGCTACATAAGATGGATTTTTAAAGTTTTTACAAGCAAATAAAACAAAAAGGAGCCGAGTGGCTCCTTTTTGCTGTGCAATAAGGGCTATACAAATTGTTATTTGGATTTATTGCGATAGGTGCGCGGCGTTGTACCGACGATCTTTTTAAAAGCACGACCAAAATAGGAGAAACTGTTAAAACCCACGGCTTCCGAGATTTCTGTGATCGGCATGCTAGTATTTGTGAGCAGCCGCTTGGCGTGATGAATCCGTGTTTGGATTAGAAAATCGGTTATAGTCAGACCAATCGTTTTTTTGAACAAATGACACAGATAATACGGATTGATATATAAATCCTGTGCAAGCTTTTCGAGCGAAATATCCGTGGTGAAGTTTTTGGATAAATATTTTACCGCTTCTTCGATTTTGACATTGATTGTATTTCTCTCAATGGGCTCAAGACCATGCTCTTCTCCGTTAAACACAAGGCGGTGTATTTCAAGTAGCATCTCATTGAGGTAAATTCGCATAGCCAAAAAGTCACCAGTATTCAGCTTTACATATTCTTCTTGCAGTCGATCTAGGAGATATTCGAAATGACGCAGACGTTCACCGCTCATTCGTATATGCCTATGCTGGTTACTGCGGTCAAACATACGAAGAAATCGTTGCTGAATTTCAGAATCCAGGAGTTCAGGGAGAAAGTGGATGGCGGTACGTGTGCTGGGTACTTGCAGCTTAGGCGAACTTTTATGAGATTCTAGGGAGCTTATCAGAATCAAGTCGTTGCCTTCAAGCGGATAGATATTTTCTTCTATTAAAAAATAACCACTGCCTTCGTGAAACATATAGATCTCAAATCCGGCATGGGAATGGAAGTTCATGTAAAAGGTTTGTTCAGTTTCTCTATACTTCATATGAATGGGTAGTTCTTGCAATTTATTGTTCACGAAAACGTCAGTCGATTGGTAAGTTCGGTCTTCCATACTCCACTCCTCCTGTATTAGAATGCGCTTTCATACATCATATAGGCTCGTAATCAATAAAGCAATATCGGTATGGTTTTACGCAATTCATCGAGAGAATTGCATCCGTTTTCATAATATACTTGGATTCAGGCCGCTAATAGCGCCGTTGGGAGGTGGCGATATATTGTATGGCGGTATTCAACCAGAGGAGTGGAATTAAGGAAATGATTATTGAAATGAATGAACAAATAAGACATGCCGCTGATCGTGTGTATCGATATATGACGGAAAGCAGATCGACCGATTGGGGAATGAACATCAATGAATGGGACTGGGTCCCTGGTGTAGGTACGATGGCATTGCTGCATTATTACGAGAAGACGGGAAACCAGGAAGTTCTTGATTATTTAATTAGATGGGTCGAAAGAAATCAAGAAAAAGCAGGACGTACGAAAGTTATTAATTCGATGGCGCCGTTCGCCATTTTTCCCAGGCTGTATGAATTAACCAAAGAAACGTATTATTTGGACCAAGCGAAACAAATCTCTCAGTGGATGGTACGAGAGGCTCCGCGAACGCGAGAAGGTGCATTTGAGCATACCGTCACGGAGAAAGGTAGCTTCCCAGAGCAGGTATGGGCAGATACAATGTTTATGGCTGTACTACTGCTTGCCCGCACAGCGAAATTAACGCAAGATTCGGATCTTGCAAAACAGGCTTTGGAGCAGGTCAGCTTGCATATGCGGTTGCTGCAGGACGAAGTGACCGGGGTTCTATTTCACGGCTGGAACAGTGCCGAGAGAAATCATTTATCCGCTGCCAGATGGACGCGGGCGAATGCATGGGTTTGTATAGCCGTACCTGAAATCTTGCAGGACATCGTAGGACTAGTCACGATCCCGTCTGATATAAGGTCTAGCTACAAGCGCATGATGGATGGCTTGATCGAATACCAAAGCAGCAACGGTCTATGGCACACGGTAATGGACCGGACAGACTTTTACCAGGAAACGTCGGGAAGCGCGGGTATTGCCTGCGGAATACTGCTGGCTATCCGTACAGGTCTGTTGGAAGAAACCTATGGAGTACACGTGTTAAAAGCTTTAAAGGGTGTTTTGAGATGTATTAATACTGCCGGAGAAGTGAGCAGTGTTTCCGGAGGGACACCGATCATGCCGACCATCGAGGCGTATCAAACGATTGAGCGTATACCGACCTTGTATGGTCAAGGGCTTGTGTTGATGCTGTTTTCGGAGTGCTTCGGAAATGAGTAAACGAAAGCTATTTTTTGTTCTGGAGGGTTAGGTATGAACTTACAAAAGTCAGCGTCACCTCTGACCAGCCCCCGAAAGGGATCGATATTGCGCAGCATGTATCGCTATCGCAGGTTGTATGTGCTCGCGCTTCCCGGCATCATATATTTTATTATTTTTCATTATGTGCCAATGTGGGGCGTGTTGATCGCGTTTCAAGATTACAGTCCGTTTCAGGGTTTTTTTGGAAGTGATTGGGTCGGGTTTAAACATTTTATTGACTTCTTTCAAGGGGACAATTTTATCAGGTTGCTAAGTAATACACTCGTGATCAGTGTGCTGAAGCTTATCTTTTTCTTTCCTGCACCGATTGTACTGGCGCTTTTACTGAATGAGGTTCGGAATGCACTTTACAAGCGATGGGTACAAACGATCGTCTATTTACCTCACTTCTTATCGTGGGTCATCGTCATAGGGATCTATTCACTGATGTTTTCTTCAACGGGCTTCGTCAATGAACTTGTAGTCATGCTCGGAGGAACGGTCAAGAATTGGATGATGATGCCTGAGCTATTTAAAATAAGCATCGTACTCCAAAATATCTGGAAGGAAACAGGGTGGGGAACGATCATCTTTCTCGCTGCACTAAGCAGCGTATCACCTGAACTCTATGAAGCAGCGGTAATGGATGGGGCAAGCCGCTGGCGCCAGTTGTGGAACATCACGCTTCCTTCGATCCGCCCAACCATCATCATGATGCTGTTACTGCAGCTCGGCCATATCCTTAATGTCGGCTTCGAGCAAATCTTCTTGATGCTGAATCCGCTCGTTATGGATGTTGGTGATGTATTTCCTACTTTTGTGTACCGTGAGGGTATTCTTCAAGGGGACTTCAGCTTTGCCTCAGCGGCGGGTTTGTTCAACTCTCTGGTAGGACTCATCTTAATTCTGAGTGCAAACAAGCTGACCAAAAAACTGGGTGAAGAAGGAATATTCTAAAGAGGTGAAATTATGAGATTCAAAAGAACCCTTGGCGAAAGATTGTTTGACCGCTTGAACTATGTACTACTTGCCCTTGTGTCGGCTGCCATGCTGCTACCCTTTGTCAATGTGCTTGCTTCGTCGCTCTCTACCGGGGTTGGGCTGAGCAGAGGGGGTCTTGTTCTCTGGCCGCGTGGCTGGTCACTGGAGGCATACAGCTATATTTTCAAACAAGGGGATTTAATTCGGGCTTTGGGCGTTACCATCTTTATCACCGTAGTAGGAACAGCACTAAATCTAATCGTTACATTTACCCTCGCGTATGCACTATCGAAATCGCATTTGCCGTTCCGTAATCCGATGCTTATGATGGTATTCTTTACTACACTATTTAGTGGCGGGATGATTCCAACATTTATTCTAGTTAAAGATCTGGGGATGCTGGACAGTCTTTGGTCGCTTATCATTCCCGGAGCGGCAAGTGCATTTAACATCATTATCGTAAAATCGTTCATGCAGACGATTCCAGATGGGCTCGAAGAGTCAGCGACGATTGACGGATGTACGGAATTCGGTACCTTTTTCCGCATTGTGATTCCGGTGTCTATGCCAATCATTGCGACCATGATCCTGTTTTACGCCGTCGGACATTGGAATGAATTTTTTCAAGCGATATTGTATATCAACAACCCACTCAAATGGCCTATGCAAGTGTTCTTGCGCCAAGTGCTTCTGGTATTGAGTTCATCGGAGCTTAACGCTTCTATGATTGATCAGGATCAAATGATGCAGCTGGCTGAACCTATCAAGATGGCGATGATCATTGTGGCTACAGCACCGATTGTTATTGTTTATCCTTTTTTACAAAAGTATTTCGTGAAGGGTGTCATGATCGGTTCAATCAAAGGGTAGATTTCCCCTCGATAATTAAAGTAAGCGATTTATTCCAAGGAGGAATATCAAATGAAAATGCTGTCTAGAAAAAATGCTTATACCTGCTTCACTGCCCTGATTGGGGGAACGCTCATCTTGTCTGGCTGTGGCAATTCGAAGGGAGGTAGTTCTGAGGGAACTGCCAATGCTCCATCCAAGCCAGTACCGATTGAATTCTCGATGAACGTGAACACGGTTCCAGATGTTAATAACAATGAAGGGATCAAATGGTTGAATGAAAAGTTCAATATGGATCTAAAATTCACACCGATTCCAAACTCTAATTTTAAGGAAAAATTCAATGCGATGGTCGCTTCTGGCTCGATGCCTGATGTATTTACCTTTAATTTCGATGCAACCGCGATCAAGCTCATCAAGCAAGGAGCCGTCGCTCCGCTCGACGAGTACATTTCGGAGTATCCGAATTTGAAATATACCCAGCTTCATTATGATAATGTCAGCTATGATGGGAAGGTTTATGGTATTCCTATTGCACGCTCATTGCTTGCTGCTCCAAACGCGCCGCTGATCCGCCAAGATTGGCTGGATAAATTGAACTTGCCTGTTCCGAAGACATTGGATGAGCTGTACGCTACCATGCAGGCGATGACAAATAATGACCCGGACGGCAACGGGAAGAAGGATACGTATGGGCTGCAGCTTGGTGAAATTACTGGTCGAGCAGGCGATTTCAATGGACGGGAATTTTGGGGAACAGGCGACCTGTTATACAGTTTCGGTCTTGATGGCTCGGGCTGGGTGCTGAAGGATGGTCAGCTTGTTATGAACGAAGCGATGCCTGAATATAAAGTTTATCTGGATTGGCTGAAAAAAGCTGTCAGCGAAGGCTTGGTTGATCCTGATTTCGTCTTGAACCAAGCGAATGAGGCACAGGATAAATTTTTCAAAAACGGAAAAGGCGGAATTGCCTTCGACTTTGTTTCGATGATCCGTAATTTTACTTCGACCGTTCCAGTGACTACACCTGGGGCTAAGCTAACTGCATTTGAACCTCCGGTTGGACCTAATGGCGAAAGCGGAGTCGTATCTGGTCCGGGTAATGTAGGTGTCATCTTTATCAGTGCTGAGGCCGCGAAAGATAAGAATAAAGTGAAGACGATTCTGCAATGGCTTGACTACGGTCCGTCCATGGAAAATGGTTATGTTGTAGACGGTGTACAGAAATACAACAAATTGCAAAACTATGGGCTTGATGGCGTTACCTTCAAAACGAACAGTGACGGCAGTGTTGAAGTGACCGATAAGG
This Paenibacillus sp. FSL R5-0345 DNA region includes the following protein-coding sequences:
- a CDS encoding STM4011 family radical SAM protein, which codes for MNAVLYYRGSLTSCNYDCPYCPFGKTRDSAATLAKDRQGLETFVEWASLQGAAGHRLSIFFNPYGEGLIHRWYKEAMITLSNMEHVEKVAIQTNLSANLDFVQKLNRSKVAFWATYHPGQVSEDKFLTQCMTLYENEVPFSVGSVGIRSAFPAIASLRAALPERVYLWVNAYKDKPDYYTAEDLSFLSKIDPHFAVNAMDYESLGQTCNAGNEVFYVQGAGLVKRCYKDRGVIGNLYRDGLEGLSAIRSCRMKVCDCYIGYIHMPELKLQNIYGSGLLERIPYGAMNH
- a CDS encoding STM4012 family radical SAM protein; protein product: MTLSSFSLEELHQWKENITAHPYRSYLYSYPHKTAYRDLQPPIPLESLWQDEPAESFFLYMHIPFCGARCGFCNLFTLPDKRANVHATYVDALERQAKQWAAFTRHKPYARFAIGGGTPTLLAADQLRRLFHIAVDTMGLDTNTASISVETSPETITEEKLNILKEYTVDRVSMGIQSFVAAESAAIYRPQNPDVVYRALELLGKYDFPILNLDLIYGLPGQTVDSWLYSLNQALSHDPEEIFIYPLYTREHTIVKPGDIQRQEDIRLDCYKAAGQLLNARGYHQYSMRRFAKETAGTDKPILDYSCQEEGMVGLGCGARSYTRNVHYASRYGVSRKATESIIADYVNTDRYDTADYGIVLSLEEQKRRFILKAILHSEGLRIEDYNLRFGNSLWDDYPELSRLLHTGLGKEADGVLHLTTEGMGYSDSIGDWFISGEIRAQMERFVLP
- a CDS encoding STM4013/SEN3800 family hydrolase translates to MDMNTIVGTHDILMITLDTLRYDAAVMEEANCPNLCGTGSWEKRHTPGSFTYAAHHAFFGGFLPTPATTDKKEHIRMFHSRNTGMKTHPHTWLFDTPDIVSGLAAEGYRTICIGGVIFFTKKNPLARVLPSYFQHSYWRMTFGVTNPRSTEHQVNHALKLLKDTPSEQRLFMFLNVSAIHGPNHYFIPGAKKDSVDSQRAALRYVDGELGRLFDAFRERGNPTFCLAFSDHGTAYGEDGYQGHRLAHETVWNVPYREFIL
- a CDS encoding STM4014 family protein encodes the protein MMRKTGVILPSQSEPLMRPMIVIGIPGDKRTSGIQQARSDLGMPPAIILSYAEFLQGRSLSDLMEEQQKPLSSQPSVYNGIDLNAAPPLLRLESPGSSFEIERALIALGAPDSDDMDDSLHPYADRPDPRPLRVKVARQLKDMQGVLHHPSQWFRGYCRMLARLQREAKTACPGSLWLNDPAEIAAMTDKRQTQQILSKAGIPIPRPLGEDQQPTDYDSLREMMLSRRMHRVFIKLAFGSAASGVIAYQIHPVTGAEIALTTVGVENYITRPPIYYNSGTLRRYTDTATISGIVNWIYQHGAYAEQWIPKAGLKGKAFDIRQLVVLREACHAVARVSPTPITNLHLRNQRMSLSEAGLSESVQEQVQNTAVQALAAFPSSGVAGIDVLVSGGSQQCFVADVNPFGDLLYDVKYRGCSTYEWEMKVLSARDYITPPSTPLIKEGLS
- a CDS encoding STM4015 family protein, producing MTEVKLSIGYDEFEEGQRIGTEIEKLSSSSESSSLTSLIIGDWGQAYENGSEEVVEALVTHSASFPALRKLFIGEMSSEECEISWITQSDLSPLLPAFPELQSLTIQGGNELSLSELKHDKLEELIIISGGLSTTVLEHIATSQLPNLRKLELYLGVEDYGFDGSLADLLPIIEVGKFPKLTYLGLKNSQIQDEIAGALADAPILDQLDTLDLSLGTLSDEGAELLLASDRIKGLKALNLSHHYMSDEMINRWQKSGLPVDVSDKQESDDEEDWRYPSITE
- a CDS encoding amidase family protein codes for the protein MKIKLQEWIIEADIAKLQAAMEAGVVSSEDLVVAYLERIHKYDIDINAILEINPEAKDIARTLDIERKEQGSRGSLHGIPILLKDNIDTADKMHTSAGSVALAGSFAAKDSFVAAKLRSAGAVLLGKANMSEWSNFMSSSMPAGYSSRGGLVLNPYGPGNVFVSGSSSGPAAAIAANLAAASIGTETAGSIVGPACQHALIGIKPTVGLVSRTGVIPISVSQDTPGPIAKTVTDAAIILGALTGVDDRDEATLSSEKHAFTDYTPFLDKSFIRQARIGVPRHYYNHLDAERLSIMETAIQTLKNEGATIIDPVTLYVEQQNWNNDVICYEFKKGLNAYLSGVDDSVPIHSLQQLIAYNERHAEIALQFGQDTLTRSEGITLTEEEYQQKKQEYRELALEQGIDYVLEQYSLDALLLPGDVDGMYIAARLGYPLITVPAGFVAQGIIDSDGDPTRGPFGVVFSGKAYSEPTLLSIAYGFEQATQHRVPPQLE